The following coding sequences lie in one Seriola aureovittata isolate HTS-2021-v1 ecotype China chromosome 5, ASM2101889v1, whole genome shotgun sequence genomic window:
- the aplnra gene encoding apelin receptor A, which translates to METTTGEYVDNYDYYDDNETACDFSEWEPSYSLIPVLYMLIFILGLSGNGVVIFTVWRSKSKRRAADVYIGNLALADLTFVVTLPLWAVYTALGYHWPFGVALCKISSYVVLVNMYASVFCLTCLSFDRYLAIVHSLSSSRLRSRGTMLASLGAIWLLSGLLAVPTLLFRTTLNDQNSNRTTCAMDFSLVTMNQRHEYLWIAGLSLSSSALGFLLPFLAMTIFYCFIGCTVTRHFNNLRKEDQKKKRLLKIITTLVVVFAICWTPFHVLKSMDALSYLNLAPNSCGFLRFLLLAHPYATCLAYVNSCLNPFLYAFFDLRFRSQCLCLLNLKKAMHGQMSSMSSTLSAQTQKSEIQSLATKV; encoded by the coding sequence ATGGAGACCACCACTGGGGAATATGTTGATAACTATGATTATTATGATGACAATGAGACTGCCTGTGACTTCTCAGAGTGGGAGCCGTCCTACTCCCTCATCCCGGTCCTCTACATGCTCATCTTCATCCTGGGCCTGTCGGGTAACGGCGTTGTCATCTTCACAGTCTGGAGATCCAAATCGAAACGCCGGGCTGCAGACGTCTACATAGGGAACCTGGCCCTCGCTGACCTCACCTTTGTTGTAACCCTACCTCTCTGGGCTGTGTACACGGCGCTGGGCTACCACTGGCCCTTTGGTGTGGCCCTGTGCAAGATCAGCAGCTATGTTGTTCTGGTCAACATGTACGCCAGTGTTTTCTGCCTCACCTGCCTGAGCTTTGACCGCTACCTGGCCATCGTTCACTCTCTGTCCAGCAGCAGGCTGCGCTCGCGGGGCACCATGCTGGCGTCCTTGGGCGCCATTTGGCTCCTGTCCGGCCTGCTGGCCGTGCCCACGCTGCTCTTCCGCACCACCTTGAACGACCAGAACAGCAACCGGACCACATGCGCTATGGACTTCAGCCTAGTGACCATGAACCAGAGGCACGAGTACCTCTGGATCGCAGGACTCAGCTTGTCCTCCTCCGCCTTGGGTTTCCTCCTGCCTTTCTTGGCCATGACCATCTTCTACTGCTTCATCGGCTGCACCGTCACGCGTCACTTCAACAACCTGCGCAAGGAGGaccaaaagaagaagaggctgCTGAAGATCATCACCACACTGGTGGTGGTTTTTGCCATCTGCTGGACTCCCTTCCACGTGCTGAAAAGCATGGACGCCCTCTCCTACCTGAACCTGGCGCCGAACTCCTGCGGCTTCCTGCGCTTCCTGCTGCTGGCCCACCCCTACGCTACCTGCTTGGCCTACGTCAACAGCTGCCTTAACCCGTTCTTGTACGCCTTCTTTGACCTGCGCTTCCGTTCCCAGTGCCTGTGCCTGCTCAACCTGAAGAAGGCTATGCATGGCCAGATGAGCTCCATGTCATCCACGCTCAGCGCCCAGACTCAGAAGTCAGAGATTCAGTCTCTGGCCACAAAGGTGTAG
- the hpdb gene encoding 4-hydroxyphenylpyruvate dioxygenase codes for MTTYTDKGEKHEQGRFLCFDHLTFWVGNAKQAASYYCNKLGFEPLAYQGLETGSREVVSHAVKQGKIIYVFSSALNPGNKEMGDHLVKHGDGVKDVAFTVEDCDLLVQKARERGAVIVKEPRTLEDKYGKVRLAVLQTYGDTTHTFVERTGYSGLFLPGFQPSLFKDPLLAKLPSGKLNFIDHVVGNQPDDEMVPVVEWYQRNLLFHRFWSVDDKQLQTEFSALRSIVVANYEETVKMPINEPAMGNRKSQIQEYVEYYGGPGVQHIAMNTSDIITAIRNLKERGMEFMSVPDTYYDQLRERLKESKVKITEDLNVLQELKILVDYDDNGYLLQIFTKPVQDRPTVFLEVIQRNNHQGFGAGNFKSLFEAIEGDQHARGNLTILTPNGVSKNM; via the exons ATG acaacatacacagacaaaggcGAAAAG CATGAGCAGGGCAGGTTCCTCTGCTTTGATCACTTAACATTCTGGGTTGGAAATGCAAAACAG GCTGCATCGTATTACTGCAACAAGCTGGGGTTTGAACCTTTGGCTTACCAGGGTCTGGAGACAGGCAGCCGTGAAGTGGTGTCCCATGCAGTCAAACAAGGAAAG ATCATTTATGTGTTCTCATCTGCCCTCAATCCTGGAAACAAAG AGATGGGAGATCATTTGGTGAAGCATGGCGATGGAGTGAAGGATGTTGCATTTACAGTGGAGGACTGTGACCTCCTCGTGCAG AAAGCCCGTGAGCGAGGTGCAGTTATTGTAAAAGAGCCTCGCACTCTGGAGGACAAGTACGGTAAAGTCAGGCTGGCCGTGCTTCAAACG TACggtgacaccacacacacatttgtggaGAGGACAGGATACAGTGGGTTGTTTCTGCCGGGATTCCAACCCTCTCTGTTCAAGGACCCTTTATTAGCCAAACT GCCAAGTGGAAAACTGAACTTTATTGATCACGTTGTGGGAAACCAACCAGACGATGAGATGGTTCCAGTAGTGGAATG GTATCAGAGGAACCTTCTTTTTCACCGCTTCTGGTCAGTGGATGACAAGCAGCTTCAGACAGAGTTTAGTGCCCTGCGCTCCATCGTAGTGGCAAACTACGAGGAGACTGTGAAGATGCCCATCAACGAGCCTGCCATGGGGAACAGAAAGTCTCAGATCCAG GAGTACGTGGAGTACTATGGAGGTCCAGGAGTGCAACATATAGCCATGAACACATCAGATATCATCACTGCG ATTCGTAACCTAAAGGAGCGTGGGATGGAGTTCATGTCTGTGCCGGACACCTACTACGACCAGCTCAGGGAGAGGTTGAaagagtcaaaggtcaaaatcaCAGAGGACCTGAATGTCCTGCAG GAGCTGAAGATCCTGGTGGACTACGACGACAATGGCTATTTACTTCAAATCTTCACCAAGCCAGTTCAGGATCGCCCCACGGTGTTCTTGGAAGTCATTCAGAGAAACAACCACCAG GGCTTTGGCGCAGGAAACTTCAAATCTCTTTTTGAGGCCATTGAAGGCGATCAACACGCCAGAGGAAATCTGACTATCCTTACACCAAATGGAGTTTCCAAGAACATGTGA